From the Herpetosiphon gulosus genome, one window contains:
- a CDS encoding GAF domain-containing protein, whose translation MYDGDSVVSTIWHEQLELLTKTAQEHFCLHNAELLIQRICALISHYLQTPRVTIALIQHDSFVPVASALGPLEDPSYQQAPRLVYNAGAVWHHQRSVIIPATTSAGICQLSVPILRNGQLLGLIDIQSPQPEHKLSLLQPIIEMIAQQLALALGTLASHRQHYREDQCTQIIEKINLHILKHLDVLAEPQQIIELIWRFLPLQGAALYLYDEQGLGLLTQINAAHVPTHRGIQPLSSSYYDQIGQQSSHSSAKMLLAGQHGIDIHVPGNQANLGLLHLIPATPFEATDLLALQEFGARLGYILEHNRLFRSMYVANERNVLFARIVSHIRQTMNLREVWQDVLATLGLGLRADFCTVALYEQEQRLRFHGTYTTLLLPDHLTAAEALLHSEMLQAFQQKRSLTIDEYHDSKDPELRERLLALNIHALAWVPLVANGQWLGFVCVYKVQRPFLWTLDDLRLINDVADQLALALRQMQLYEAERQRRRELEALQEIIRAISGELNLHALCGNVVEKVIDVFKIAAAAVLMWHNDGSAMQVVAHAGFSERYLDSLEMNTDTVNYWISRFKPPTPLYISDIRRVSLIGGDPASAEGLSSLFAQPLMVDGRFSGWLQMYSRGNVRVWNSEESHLAASIAQQISQAIHTARRYEQEHLLRTDAEQSYYQLRSVLDELENTRETLINSEKLRALGQLASGVAHDFNNLLASILGNAQFLLIHEEHAERRDALQVIERAAKDGAVTVRRIQEFARASETIYDDIVDLRDVVNIALEFTRPSWRDKTQQRGIKLDISTHLAAAHVQGSAAELREVCVNLVVNAIDVLPQGGTITISTGTTGEWSYFTIADNGPGIAPEDRTRIFEPFFSTKPIGEGTGMGLAVALSIVQRHRGKLLTEDVYPHGARFVVLLPIHHAPQPKPRPVAIVPKTAAQRILVVDDEPAVRNIVAKVLRHDQHEVTLAGSGEEALRWIDEQAFDLIISDLGMPGMNGWDVLEQARQRRPNIIAILITGWGYQHDADYAAARGVDSVLGKPFEMQTLRSTVADLIQARNTQSPNRVS comes from the coding sequence ATGTACGATGGTGATAGCGTGGTGTCAACCATTTGGCATGAGCAACTTGAGTTGTTAACAAAAACCGCTCAAGAACATTTTTGCCTGCACAATGCCGAATTGTTGATTCAACGCATTTGCGCACTGATCAGCCACTATTTGCAAACGCCGCGTGTCACCATCGCCCTGATTCAACACGATAGCTTTGTGCCAGTTGCCAGCGCCCTTGGCCCCTTAGAAGATCCAAGCTATCAGCAAGCACCGCGTTTGGTCTATAACGCGGGAGCGGTTTGGCACCACCAACGCAGTGTGATTATTCCTGCAACAACCTCAGCGGGAATTTGCCAACTCAGTGTGCCAATTCTGCGCAATGGTCAATTGCTAGGATTAATCGATATTCAAAGCCCACAACCTGAACATAAACTAAGCCTCTTGCAACCAATTATCGAGATGATCGCCCAGCAATTAGCACTAGCCTTGGGCACACTGGCTAGCCATCGTCAACATTATCGCGAAGATCAATGCACCCAGATCATCGAAAAAATCAATCTGCATATTTTGAAACACCTTGATGTGCTGGCCGAACCACAACAGATTATCGAATTGATTTGGCGCTTTTTGCCGTTGCAAGGCGCTGCGTTGTATTTATACGATGAGCAAGGTTTAGGCTTATTAACCCAAATCAATGCTGCCCACGTACCAACTCATCGTGGAATTCAACCGCTCAGCTCAAGTTATTACGATCAAATCGGCCAGCAATCGAGCCATAGTTCAGCCAAAATGTTGTTGGCAGGCCAGCATGGCATCGATATTCATGTGCCAGGCAATCAAGCCAATCTTGGTTTATTGCATTTGATTCCCGCAACTCCGTTTGAAGCCACCGATTTGCTGGCGTTGCAAGAGTTTGGCGCACGTTTAGGCTATATTTTGGAGCATAATCGGCTGTTTCGCTCGATGTATGTTGCCAACGAACGCAATGTGCTGTTTGCTCGGATTGTCAGCCATATTCGCCAAACCATGAATTTGCGTGAGGTCTGGCAGGATGTCTTGGCAACTCTCGGTTTGGGTTTACGTGCCGATTTTTGCACCGTTGCCTTGTATGAGCAAGAGCAACGCTTGCGCTTTCATGGAACCTATACCACCTTGCTGCTGCCCGATCATCTGACGGCTGCCGAGGCCTTGTTACATAGCGAAATGTTGCAAGCATTTCAGCAAAAGCGCTCGCTGACAATTGACGAATATCACGATAGCAAAGACCCCGAATTGCGCGAACGGCTGCTGGCCTTGAATATTCATGCCTTGGCGTGGGTTCCCTTGGTTGCCAATGGCCAATGGCTGGGCTTTGTTTGCGTCTATAAAGTGCAGCGTCCATTCCTTTGGACGCTTGATGATTTGCGTTTAATCAATGATGTAGCCGATCAATTGGCCTTAGCCTTACGCCAAATGCAGCTCTACGAGGCCGAACGCCAGCGCCGCCGCGAATTAGAAGCCTTACAAGAAATTATTCGGGCAATCAGCGGCGAACTCAATTTGCATGCCTTGTGCGGCAATGTGGTCGAAAAAGTAATTGATGTGTTCAAAATTGCCGCCGCTGCGGTGCTGATGTGGCATAACGATGGCAGCGCCATGCAGGTGGTAGCCCACGCCGGCTTTTCCGAGCGCTATCTTGATTCGCTGGAAATGAACACCGATACAGTTAATTATTGGATTTCGCGCTTCAAGCCACCAACACCCTTGTATATTAGCGACATTCGCCGTGTCTCGCTGATTGGCGGCGATCCGGCTAGCGCTGAGGGTTTATCGTCGCTCTTTGCCCAACCATTGATGGTCGATGGGCGGTTTAGTGGTTGGTTGCAAATGTATAGCCGTGGCAATGTGCGGGTTTGGAACTCCGAGGAAAGCCATCTGGCGGCCTCGATTGCCCAACAAATTTCGCAAGCAATTCATACAGCCCGTCGTTATGAGCAAGAGCATTTGCTGCGCACCGATGCCGAGCAATCGTATTACCAGTTGCGCAGCGTGCTCGACGAGCTAGAAAATACCCGCGAAACCTTGATTAATTCGGAAAAGTTGCGGGCTTTAGGCCAACTTGCCAGCGGTGTTGCTCATGATTTCAATAATCTTTTGGCCTCAATTTTGGGCAATGCCCAATTTTTGCTGATTCACGAAGAGCATGCTGAGCGCCGCGATGCCCTGCAAGTGATCGAACGTGCTGCCAAAGATGGTGCAGTCACGGTGCGCCGGATTCAAGAGTTTGCCCGAGCATCCGAAACAATCTACGACGATATTGTTGATTTACGTGATGTGGTCAATATTGCGCTCGAATTTACCCGCCCATCGTGGCGCGATAAAACCCAGCAACGTGGAATTAAGCTTGATATTAGCACCCACTTGGCTGCCGCTCATGTTCAGGGTAGCGCCGCCGAGTTGCGCGAAGTCTGCGTTAATTTGGTGGTCAATGCAATTGATGTCTTGCCCCAAGGCGGCACGATTACGATCAGCACTGGCACAACTGGCGAGTGGTCGTACTTTACAATTGCCGATAATGGCCCAGGCATCGCCCCCGAAGATCGCACCCGCATTTTCGAGCCATTTTTCTCGACCAAGCCAATTGGCGAGGGCACAGGTATGGGCTTGGCGGTGGCATTAAGCATTGTGCAACGCCATCGTGGCAAGTTATTAACTGAAGATGTGTATCCACATGGCGCTCGCTTCGTCGTGTTACTGCCAATTCATCATGCTCCCCAGCCCAAACCTCGCCCTGTGGCGATTGTGCCCAAAACTGCGGCTCAGCGGATTTTGGTCGTTGATGATGAGCCAGCAGTGCGCAATATCGTGGCCAAAGTGTTGCGCCACGATCAGCATGAAGTGACCTTAGCTGGCTCTGGTGAAGAGGCTTTGCGCTGGATCGACGAACAAGCCTTTGATCTGATTATTTCTGATTTGGGTATGCCTGGGATGAATGGCTGGGATGTGCTGGAGCAAGCTCGCCAGCGCCGCCCAAATATCATCGCCATTTTAATTACTGGCTGGGGCTATCAACATGATGCCGATTATGCTGCGGCCCGAGGTGTCGATAGTGTGCTCGGCAAGCCATTTGAGATGCAAACCCTGCGCAGCACCGTCGCCGATTTGATTCAAGCCCGCAACACACAAAGCCCAAACCGTGTATCATAG
- a CDS encoding enoyl-CoA hydratase-related protein produces the protein MSYQLISISQQAAVTTVSLNRPELHNAFNPELIGELRQALTAIAADSSTRVVILTGNGASFSAGGDLSWMQASASYTAEQNIADAENLDAMFDLLNSMPQPVIGRINGAALGGGAGLVACCDLAVAVEQAKFGFTEVKLGLIPAVIAQYVVPKIGVSQSRALFISGERFSAERAFEIGLIHAITSEDELDQTVGYLVERMLSGGPQAMAQAKKLVQAIWEMERSAAKRYAIEAIAQARTSAEGQAGLAAFLNKRKPQW, from the coding sequence GTGTCATATCAACTGATCAGCATCAGCCAGCAGGCCGCAGTTACCACGGTTAGTCTTAATCGGCCAGAATTGCACAATGCCTTTAATCCCGAACTGATTGGAGAATTACGCCAAGCGCTGACTGCAATCGCCGCCGATAGCTCGACACGGGTGGTGATTTTAACTGGCAACGGTGCTTCGTTCTCGGCTGGTGGCGATTTAAGCTGGATGCAAGCCAGCGCCAGTTACACGGCTGAGCAAAATATTGCCGATGCTGAAAATCTTGATGCCATGTTCGACTTGCTCAATAGCATGCCACAACCAGTTATCGGGCGGATCAATGGCGCAGCCCTCGGCGGTGGCGCGGGATTAGTCGCTTGTTGCGATTTAGCAGTAGCCGTCGAGCAAGCTAAATTTGGTTTTACCGAAGTCAAATTAGGCTTGATTCCAGCAGTAATTGCCCAATATGTTGTACCCAAAATTGGAGTCAGCCAGAGCCGAGCCTTGTTCATTTCAGGCGAGCGTTTCAGTGCCGAACGGGCCTTCGAAATTGGCCTGATCCACGCGATTACCAGCGAAGATGAGCTTGATCAAACCGTCGGCTATTTGGTAGAACGGATGCTCAGCGGCGGCCCACAAGCCATGGCTCAAGCCAAAAAGTTGGTTCAAGCGATCTGGGAAATGGAGCGCAGCGCCGCCAAACGCTACGCCATCGAGGCGATCGCCCAAGCTCGCACCAGCGCCGAGGGCCAAGCAGGCTTAGCTGCATTTTTGAACAAGCGCAAACCGCAATGGTAA
- a CDS encoding zinc-ribbon domain-containing protein translates to MALRECPNCRASVDDVNPFCSECGTRLNAAPTAAEGPTQALPRYDGQAGGYPPEQNYGQAGSYPPPPQQNYGQAGSYPPPPQQNYGQAGSYPPPPQQNYGQGGSYPPPPQQNYGNQQQYTPANYQQPNYGAAYPNASLPTKRSSNTGIIIGIVVGILVLIGAGVAFLMDGDNDDPNNKLVAGNATSVATATARPTRTPAAEATEEPEAPTSEPSTGGLAFLEDDFSTTDEAWPDQETASKSGKYAYVEDAYQIHVYVNERIIWTSTNETYSDVDAQIDVKMVSGDPTNAAGLVLREQIDGDAAGSLYVYQIDGQSNIAFRRYDKQTEEWTNLVDWKFSSVGNDGIGATNRLRVVAVGSNFTFYLNGEKVASYNDDTYANGAVGFGASTFDNGDTLTEFDNLRMAYP, encoded by the coding sequence ATGGCGCTTCGTGAATGTCCTAATTGTCGGGCAAGTGTAGATGACGTAAATCCGTTTTGTTCTGAGTGTGGAACCCGGCTCAACGCTGCGCCAACGGCTGCCGAAGGGCCAACTCAAGCTCTGCCGCGCTACGATGGGCAAGCTGGCGGCTATCCACCAGAACAAAATTACGGTCAAGCTGGCAGCTATCCACCGCCACCACAACAAAATTACGGTCAAGCTGGCAGCTATCCACCGCCACCACAACAAAATTACGGTCAAGCTGGTAGCTATCCACCGCCACCACAACAAAATTACGGTCAAGGCGGCAGCTATCCACCGCCACCACAACAAAATTATGGCAATCAGCAACAGTACACGCCCGCCAACTATCAACAACCAAATTATGGCGCAGCCTATCCCAATGCCAGCCTACCAACCAAACGTAGCAGCAACACCGGAATTATAATTGGGATCGTCGTGGGGATTCTGGTGCTGATCGGGGCAGGCGTAGCGTTTTTAATGGATGGCGATAATGATGATCCAAATAATAAACTCGTCGCAGGCAATGCGACCAGCGTCGCCACAGCCACTGCTCGCCCAACCCGCACTCCAGCGGCAGAAGCAACCGAAGAACCAGAAGCCCCAACATCAGAGCCTAGCACTGGTGGATTAGCCTTCTTAGAAGACGATTTTTCGACAACCGATGAAGCGTGGCCCGATCAAGAAACTGCCAGCAAATCAGGCAAATATGCCTATGTCGAAGATGCCTATCAAATTCATGTGTATGTCAATGAACGCATCATCTGGACATCAACTAATGAAACATATAGCGATGTTGATGCGCAAATTGATGTAAAAATGGTCAGCGGCGACCCAACCAATGCAGCAGGCCTCGTGCTGCGTGAGCAAATCGATGGTGATGCTGCTGGCAGTTTGTATGTCTACCAAATCGATGGTCAAAGTAATATTGCCTTCCGTCGTTATGACAAACAAACTGAAGAATGGACTAACCTTGTCGATTGGAAATTTAGCTCGGTTGGCAATGATGGGATTGGCGCAACCAATCGGCTACGCGTGGTTGCAGTTGGCTCGAACTTTACCTTCTATTTGAATGGTGAAAAAGTTGCCAGCTACAACGATGATACCTATGCCAACGGTGCGGTGGGCTTTGGCGCAAGCACCTTTGATAACGGCGATACCTTAACCGAATTTGATAATTTACGCATGGCTTATCCCTAG
- the plsX gene encoding phosphate acyltransferase PlsX gives MRIVLDASGGDHAPQATVAGAIAAARAWGDQIILVGDEASIRAELAKHDTSNLDLPVVDAPEMIEMTEHPAQAIRRKRNSSVAIGLRLVRDGEADAFVSAGHSGATMAGALFILGRIRGIERPCLVTHFPTVKGYALLLDSGATTDCKPEYLVQFAQMGNVYAQKIANIAMPRIGLLANGEEANKGDKLVQDTHGLLQQRSDLTFIGNVEPKDMLINGSADVVVADGFVGNLVLKFGEGVFKMITTAASNNIKAEWRKNLALGLLPALVALTLPGKGRWRALIAGLTGLTLPASMAIAPLLALRKRMDYRSHGGAPLLGVNGIAIVAHGKSDALAIQNAIGQARNAVEQRVVATISHALETVELVPSA, from the coding sequence GTGCGTATTGTTTTGGATGCCAGCGGTGGCGACCACGCCCCTCAAGCAACAGTAGCAGGCGCAATCGCTGCTGCCCGCGCTTGGGGCGACCAAATTATTCTCGTTGGCGATGAGGCTTCAATTCGGGCTGAACTCGCCAAACACGATACCAGCAACCTCGATTTACCAGTGGTTGATGCGCCTGAAATGATCGAAATGACCGAGCATCCAGCCCAAGCGATTCGCCGCAAACGCAACTCTTCAGTCGCGATCGGCCTGCGTTTGGTGCGCGATGGCGAGGCCGATGCCTTTGTTTCGGCTGGCCATAGCGGCGCAACCATGGCTGGAGCGTTATTCATCCTTGGGCGAATTCGTGGGATTGAACGGCCTTGTTTGGTCACCCATTTTCCAACCGTCAAGGGCTATGCTTTATTGCTCGATTCGGGCGCAACAACTGATTGTAAGCCTGAATATTTGGTGCAATTTGCTCAAATGGGCAACGTGTATGCCCAAAAAATCGCCAATATCGCCATGCCGCGAATCGGCCTTTTGGCGAATGGCGAAGAGGCTAATAAGGGTGATAAACTGGTACAAGACACCCATGGACTGTTACAGCAACGCAGCGATTTGACCTTTATTGGCAACGTCGAACCCAAAGATATGTTAATCAATGGTAGCGCCGATGTGGTCGTGGCCGATGGTTTTGTTGGTAATTTGGTGCTCAAATTCGGCGAAGGGGTCTTTAAAATGATCACCACCGCCGCCAGCAATAACATCAAAGCTGAATGGCGCAAAAATCTGGCGCTAGGCTTGTTGCCAGCCTTAGTGGCCTTGACTCTGCCTGGCAAAGGTCGTTGGCGAGCATTAATCGCTGGCCTAACTGGCTTGACGTTGCCTGCGAGCATGGCTATTGCACCACTCTTGGCCTTACGCAAACGCATGGATTATCGCAGCCATGGCGGCGCACCATTGTTGGGTGTTAATGGAATTGCGATTGTTGCTCATGGCAAATCCGATGCCTTAGCGATTCAGAATGCAATTGGTCAAGCTCGCAATGCTGTTGAACAACGGGTGGTCGCAACCATTAGCCATGCCCTCGAAACCGTTGAATTAGTACCCTCGGCCTAG